From the genome of Streptomyces sp. NBC_00659, one region includes:
- a CDS encoding Rossmann-like and DUF2520 domain-containing protein produces the protein MSTYPQPEPKDRPARLTVGVVGAGRVGPALAAALQLAGHRPVAVSGVSDASRRRAAQLLPDVPLVSPAEVLERADLVLLTVPDDALPGLVEGLAETGAFRPGQLLVHTSGRYGARVLDPALRAGALPLALHPAMTFTGTAVDVQRLAGCSFGVTAPEQLRLAAEALVIEMGGEPEWIAEESRPLYHAALALGANHLVTLVAESMELLRTAGVEAPDRMLGPLLGAALDNALRSGDAALTGPVARGDAGTVAAHVAELRRHAPGTVAGYLAMARATADRALAHGLLKPELAEDLLGVLAAGTDATQGTEGDTR, from the coding sequence GTGAGTACGTATCCCCAGCCAGAGCCCAAGGACCGCCCCGCGCGGCTGACCGTCGGCGTCGTCGGCGCCGGCCGTGTCGGACCCGCGCTCGCCGCCGCGCTCCAGCTCGCCGGACACCGCCCGGTGGCCGTCTCCGGCGTCTCCGACGCCTCCAGGCGGCGTGCCGCGCAGCTCCTGCCCGACGTTCCGCTGGTGTCCCCGGCCGAGGTCCTGGAGCGCGCCGACCTCGTGCTGCTGACGGTCCCCGACGACGCGCTCCCCGGGCTCGTCGAAGGACTCGCCGAGACGGGCGCCTTCCGGCCCGGACAGCTCCTGGTGCACACCTCCGGACGGTACGGCGCACGCGTGCTCGACCCGGCCCTCAGGGCGGGCGCGCTGCCGCTCGCCCTGCACCCCGCGATGACGTTCACGGGCACCGCCGTGGACGTCCAGCGGCTCGCCGGATGCTCCTTCGGGGTCACCGCCCCCGAGCAGCTCCGGCTGGCCGCCGAGGCCCTCGTGATCGAGATGGGCGGCGAGCCCGAGTGGATCGCCGAGGAGTCCCGGCCGCTCTACCACGCGGCCCTCGCGCTCGGCGCCAACCACCTGGTGACCCTGGTCGCCGAGTCGATGGAGCTGCTGCGCACCGCCGGTGTCGAGGCCCCCGACCGGATGCTCGGCCCGCTCCTCGGCGCCGCTCTGGACAACGCGCTCAGGTCGGGCGACGCGGCCCTGACCGGACCCGTCGCGCGCGGGGACGCGGGCACGGTCGCCGCGCACGTCGCCGAACTGCGCCGGCACGCCCCGGGGACCGTCGCCGGCTATCTGGCGATGGCCCGCGCGACCGCCGACCGCGCGCTCGCCCACGGACTGCTCAAGCCGGAACTCGCCGAGGACCTCCTGGGGGTACTCGCCGCCGGGACGGACGCGACCCAGGGGACCGAGGGAGACACCCGATGA
- the panC gene encoding pantoate--beta-alanine ligase, which translates to MTTALLRTADELSARARTGRRAVVMTMGALHEGHATLIRTAREIAGDAGEVVVTVFVNPLQFGQGEDLDRYPRTLDADLKIAEEAGADVVFAPSVDEVYPGGEPRVRISAGPMGERLEGSVRPGHFDGMLTVVAKLLHLTRPDVALFGQKDAQQLALIRRMARDLNFGVEITGVPTVREEDGLALSSRNRYLSAEERRTALALSQALFAGRDRHAAQEALRARALEVPATRERAEALSALGESRAAADAHAVAKAVPGWPGGVRSAARLVLDEAARLRPPLALDYLALVDPDDFTEIPDDFTGEAVLAVAARVGTTRLIDNIPLTFGAAS; encoded by the coding sequence ATGACCACCGCCCTGCTGCGCACCGCCGACGAACTGTCCGCGCGGGCCCGTACCGGCCGCAGAGCCGTCGTGATGACCATGGGCGCCCTCCACGAGGGCCACGCCACCTTGATCCGCACCGCCCGCGAGATCGCGGGAGACGCGGGCGAGGTGGTCGTCACCGTCTTCGTCAACCCTCTCCAGTTCGGGCAGGGCGAGGACCTCGACCGCTACCCGCGCACCCTCGACGCCGACCTGAAGATCGCCGAAGAGGCGGGCGCCGACGTCGTGTTCGCCCCCTCCGTCGACGAGGTCTACCCCGGTGGCGAGCCCCGGGTCCGGATCTCCGCGGGACCGATGGGCGAGCGCCTGGAAGGCTCCGTGCGGCCCGGCCACTTCGACGGCATGCTCACCGTCGTCGCCAAGCTGCTGCACCTGACCCGGCCCGACGTGGCCCTGTTCGGCCAGAAGGACGCCCAGCAGCTCGCCCTGATCCGGCGCATGGCACGCGACCTGAACTTCGGCGTGGAGATCACCGGCGTCCCCACCGTGCGCGAGGAGGACGGACTCGCCCTCTCCAGCCGCAACCGCTACCTCTCGGCCGAGGAGCGGCGTACCGCGCTCGCCCTCTCCCAGGCCCTGTTCGCGGGCCGTGACCGGCACGCCGCTCAGGAGGCGCTGCGCGCGCGGGCCCTGGAGGTACCCGCCACGCGCGAGCGTGCCGAGGCTCTCAGCGCCCTGGGCGAGTCCCGGGCCGCGGCCGACGCGCACGCCGTCGCCAAGGCCGTCCCCGGCTGGCCCGGCGGGGTCCGCTCGGCCGCCCGGCTGGTCCTCGACGAGGCGGCCCGCCTGCGGCCGCCGCTGGCCCTGGACTATCTCGCACTCGTCGACCCCGACGACTTCACCGAGATCCCGGACGACTTCACCGGCGAGGCGGTCCTCGCCGTCGCCGCCCGGGTCGGCACGACCCGCTTGATCGACAACATTCCCCTCACCTTCGGAGCCGCCTCGTGA
- a CDS encoding L-aspartate oxidase produces the protein MTGKGTGSDTANGTGIRLHAPAPGWALTADVVVVGSGVAGLTAALRCEAAGLRTVVVTKARLDDGSTRWAQGGIAAALGEGDTPEQHLDDTLVAGAGLCDEEAVRILVTEGPDAVRRLIATGAHFDESSEGSLELTREGGHHRRRIAHAGGDATGAEISRALVEAVRARGLRTVENALVLDLLTDAEGRTAGVTLHVMGEGQHDGVGAVHAPAVVLATGGMGQVYSATTNPSVSTGDGVALALRAGAEVSDLEFVQFHPTVLFLGADAEGQQPLVSEAVRGEGAHLVDADGVRFMVGQHELAELAPRDIVAKGITRRMLEQDAEHMFLDARHFGATMWEHRFPTILAACRANGIDPVTEPVPVAPAAHYASGGVRTDARGRTTVPGLYACGEVACTGVHGANRLASNSLLEGLVYAERIAADIAASHAEDGLHARVPQPVPHPETPAHPLLAPETRFAIQRIMTGGAGVLRSAESLATAAEQLQRLHTDARDALDEDGKTSEPGVDTWEATNLLCVARVLVAAALLREETRGCHWREDHADRDDEQWRRHIVVRLNPDRTLAVGTTDTADFPPTSRQPHPAPPSRPQEQ, from the coding sequence GTGACCGGCAAAGGCACAGGTTCAGACACCGCCAACGGCACCGGCATACGCCTGCACGCGCCCGCCCCGGGCTGGGCCCTGACCGCGGACGTCGTCGTCGTCGGCTCCGGCGTCGCCGGGCTCACCGCCGCGCTGCGCTGCGAGGCCGCGGGGCTGCGGACCGTCGTCGTCACCAAGGCCCGCCTGGACGACGGCTCCACGCGCTGGGCGCAGGGCGGCATAGCCGCCGCCCTCGGCGAGGGCGACACCCCCGAACAGCACCTCGACGACACCTTGGTCGCGGGCGCGGGCCTGTGCGACGAGGAGGCCGTGCGCATCCTCGTCACCGAGGGCCCGGACGCCGTCCGCCGGCTCATCGCGACCGGCGCCCACTTCGACGAGTCCTCCGAGGGCAGCCTCGAACTCACCCGTGAGGGCGGCCACCACCGCCGCCGCATCGCGCACGCCGGCGGCGACGCGACGGGCGCCGAGATCTCCCGGGCCCTCGTCGAGGCGGTCCGCGCGCGCGGCCTGCGCACGGTCGAGAACGCGCTCGTCCTGGACCTCCTCACGGACGCCGAGGGCCGCACCGCGGGCGTGACCCTGCACGTCATGGGAGAGGGCCAGCACGACGGTGTGGGCGCCGTCCACGCCCCCGCCGTCGTCCTCGCGACCGGCGGCATGGGCCAGGTCTACTCCGCGACCACCAACCCGTCCGTCTCCACGGGCGACGGCGTGGCCCTCGCCCTGCGCGCGGGCGCCGAGGTCTCCGACCTCGAATTCGTCCAGTTCCACCCGACCGTGCTCTTCCTCGGAGCCGACGCGGAGGGCCAGCAGCCGCTGGTCTCCGAGGCGGTACGGGGCGAGGGCGCCCACCTGGTCGACGCGGACGGCGTGCGCTTCATGGTCGGCCAGCACGAGCTGGCCGAACTGGCCCCCCGGGACATCGTCGCCAAGGGCATCACGCGCCGCATGCTGGAGCAGGACGCCGAGCACATGTTCCTCGACGCCCGGCACTTCGGCGCCACCATGTGGGAGCACCGCTTCCCCACGATCCTCGCCGCCTGCCGCGCCAACGGCATCGACCCGGTGACCGAGCCCGTCCCGGTCGCCCCGGCCGCCCACTACGCCTCCGGCGGCGTCCGCACCGACGCCCGGGGCCGCACCACGGTCCCCGGTCTGTACGCGTGCGGAGAGGTCGCCTGCACGGGCGTCCACGGCGCCAACCGGCTCGCCTCCAACTCCCTGCTGGAAGGCCTCGTCTACGCCGAGCGGATCGCCGCCGACATCGCGGCGAGCCACGCCGAGGACGGTCTGCACGCGCGCGTGCCCCAGCCGGTCCCGCACCCCGAGACGCCCGCGCACCCGCTGCTCGCCCCCGAGACCCGCTTCGCGATCCAGCGGATCATGACGGGCGGCGCCGGTGTGCTGCGCTCCGCCGAGTCCCTCGCGACCGCGGCCGAGCAGCTCCAGCGGCTGCACACCGACGCTCGGGACGCCCTCGACGAGGACGGCAAGACCTCCGAGCCCGGCGTCGACACCTGGGAGGCCACCAACCTGCTGTGCGTGGCCCGTGTCCTGGTCGCCGCCGCCCTGCTGCGCGAGGAGACCCGGGGCTGCCACTGGCGGGAGGACCACGCCGACCGCGACGACGAACAGTGGCGCCGCCACATCGTCGTACGGCTGAATCCCGACCGGACGCTCGCCGTCGGCACCACCGATACCGCAGACTTCCCCCCTACATCCCGGCAGCCCCACCCGGCGCCCCCGTCCCGTCCCCAGGAGCAGTGA